From the genome of Chanodichthys erythropterus isolate Z2021 chromosome 17, ASM2448905v1, whole genome shotgun sequence:
attattgctccatctgccatttttcgctattgttcttgcttgcttacctagtctgatgattcagctgtgcacatccagacattaatactggcttgtctaataccttgaacatgggctggcatatgcaaatattgggggcgtacatattaatgatcctgcctgttcttcagaggtcttttaaacaaattagatttatataaggaggaaacaatggagtttgaaactcactgtatgtcacttccatgtactgaactcaactattcaactatgccatggtaaattcaattttcaatttctATGGCACCATTAAATTTGAGTTATTCTGTTTCCACTTTCAATACGTTTACCTTGGAAAGGTGGAAAATTCTGTTCTGCAACATATCTAAAGAttcaattaattaatattaaaaatattaatttaaatatttattaattaatataaatttctCTGATTGgagtttttcatatttattatataacagCTTCTCAGTCAGACATGGCTATCTCTGAAGTCTGCGTCAGGAATTCTCCTTCAACAGCTTTAGGTAGCCTGACTTTCACAGGCATTTGGACCATGTGGTACAGCAGATTATGAGGGGAGTGTTTAGACATTCATCACCGCAAACATTTCAGGgagtgttttaaaattaattactcCATAtggcagacacacacacaaaaatatttgaattaaatCTTAACTTGTGTTTAATTTACTTCAATTTTGGGTTGTTTATATGGCagcataattatattttattttatatggtagcatacattatatttatattttaattttttgcctTCAAACCACCGTTAGACATAATCCATgaacaaaaactaaataaaacattgatgataatacaAAAAAAGCTCCAGCCACACTGTTAACAACCATAAAAATGCCCTATTTTGAAACAATATATGGATAAAGCAGAGAAAACAAACCCCTTGCTCTTTAGCTGCTAGGGTGATTTTCAGCAGAAGATCTTCTTCCACAAAGGGACGTACAGCATCATGGATGATGACCACTTTTGGTTTAGGCGTCAGTGAGTCAGTAGTGTTACTGAAGGCCTGAAGTCCGTTGAAGATAGACCTGTGTCTGGTGGTTCCTCCGTGGACTACTTTTACCTTTGTGTGATTAAATTTCCGGACAATATTCAGCATCAAGTCATGATTCTCTGTAGCAACCACAACGACAACAGTTACGATCCATGATAATCTGTCAAGAATATACAGACAAAACAGGTCTAGTGTTAAAAAAAGATAATACAACATAATCGCTTAGACAATGGAGTTAGACAGGGAACAAGTTATGCTGGTgtaaccagtgttattttagtattttttatatgaGTACTACATATTCTGGCATGCTAATCTTTTGCATACTATAGAGTATGGAAGAACAGAACAGAgacaaatgtaatttaatatcTTAAGAAGCTTATTTAGGTGACATCTGTCATATAGTCTGCATGTTTTAATGTAAtatcccccccaaaaaaatgaattacagcAGCTCTAAGTTGATGCTTTTGTCCCTGAAAATTGAAGTGACAgctttttaaatatgaaactcgCAGCTAACTTTTACTTCACAGAGTAGTTTATTAAATATGCCAAGTCAATGTCAAGTGCTTTTAGTATTTCCCAAGTTCTGCAGCATCTGCAGATGTTCTTAATAAGGACTGAAAAGGCTGTTCTGGCCAAGATCTACATGCAGTAGGTGTCCTTGGACTGCTGCCCGTTTACTTGGGAGGAAGACAGTCCTTTTGTCAAACTAATGGACGTAATTGTGACAGGCATAATGATTTATCGTTATGCTGTTTTCATCtgctaaaaacaaacaacaagtCAAGTATTTAGGTTAATAAAATCAGTTTCGTGTGCTCACGGACACGGAAAGGTCAGTCTCACCTCTCAAAGGCTTGAATTGTGTAGCTTATCAGAGGTCTGTTAAGAATGGTGCAGAACTGTTTCGGTGTGGGCAGTCCCATCCTCTCTCCGGAGCCTCCCGCGGGCAGAACTACAGCTACCGGGAAATCCACCGCCGCGCACCCGAGCCGGGCAGCGCTCCTCTCGGCGTCGTGTGTGAGCAGACCGCCGGGATCCAGAGGCCTGTCGGAGGAAGAACAGCGCTCTTGCTGCATTTCTCCAGCGTTTTTAATAAATTCCTCACTTGCGGCAACCGTGTTCATGGAAAGAACGCTGTCTGTAAACCGGTATTTTGCATTCTGTGTTCGGGTGGTTAGCGGGGTTTGAGCAGTGTTTCGCGGCAGTAATGTTGCAGCTTTCCTGTGGCTCCTCTTTATCAGACTGAGTCTGTCATAGACTGCAGCAGCTGTGAACTTATCTCATTTAATGTTTGTTAAAATTGCATTCCGAATCGAAATGCAtgcaagaaacatttttaaatgacagtaacttttttgtcacttttttgACTATTTGTTATATGTTATGAAAAGTTCACATTAAAAGACTTGGGGCTGTTTacatgacaccattttcaaataaaacgGAAATTTTTTGTGCGTTTTGCtcgttcatttacacaacaacggcTTTTTAggggcctgaaaacacaaacttttgagaACGGGTTTCAGTACAAGTTTTTGGAAACGATACCGTTATCGTCTCTGtgtaacaacaaaaacaaactgtgaGAACGATGACGGCACGCACATGcgcattacatgttcagtcttcATCGCAATGGTGTCATCTGTATCGGGaaactcaaaggaaaaacttctcagttttaagcatatcgttgtcgtgtaaacgtacccatATATGTGAAGATAAAAATGTTTCCGTTTTTTtacattgttgtgtaaatgtaccctcAATAAAGTGTTAGCCTACTAATAAGAATTTTTCTAGTGCCTATTCAATTAATAGCTTACTAGGAAAACTAACTATTTGAATAGTTAAATAACTAAGATAAAACTAAAGATAACTAAAGAATAAACAGTAGCTGTGTTTGGGAAAGTTACTCTATTACAACTAATtgtgttagttactttttatgcttttgcattactttttctcacctgagcTGTGcttgtttatttgtattttaattacaaaataaaatttctcaGGTTGAAGGAAATTCAAATTCATGTCTGTACAGTaggtcaataaatgggaaaacaaagtaacttgtgttacttatttgaaaaagtaactcagatattcaTTTGTACattgaaaagtaatgcattactttttaagAAATCTGATTACTTAACtgaagttacttgtaatgcattatacccccaacactggtagTAAGTAATGAATAGTTATAGACTGGTGGTCACTATTGAAAAAgaactaaactaaaattaatCACTAGTAACTAAATACTATTAACAAAAATGAGTAAATAATTcactaataataacaacaacaacaaaaaaatagatACTAACTAGTTTTAAATGTCGATACCTTGTCATAGAGCCTTGTCATGATTTTGTGATGGCAGCAGATGATTGGCAGctagtaaaaatgtaaattattaagTATGGTGTGTTCACCCTGCCTTGTCTTTATATTTGCACATGAAATGTtagtcttaaagggttatttcacccaaaaatgaaaattctgtcattaattactcaccctcatgtcgttccacacccgtaagaccttcgttcatcttcagaacacaaattaagatatttttgataaaatccgatggctcagagaGGCTTCTATTGACAGcaaaataattaacactttcaatgcccagaaagctactaaaatatttaaaacagttcatgtgactacagtctagggctgcacgattaatcgcatgctattctcacgcgcatttcgtcagtaaagccggttccctgattaccgctaaatcgccatcacctgtttttaaacggagcgccttttaatagacggagccgtagatcactgaaaagccacgcaatatcgcgttcatatcgcagatgaatcgcctgcgataatgaacgcgacattgcgtggcttgtccgtgaactacggctccgtctattaaaaggcgctccgtttaaaagcaggtgatggcgatttagcggtaatcagggaaccggctttactgacgaaatgcgcgtgagaatagcatgcgattaatcgtgcagccctactacagtcattcaaccttaatgttataaagcgacgagaatactttttgtgcaccaaaaaaaacaaaataatgacttttcaaccatatctagtgatgggcgatttcaaaacactgcttcatgaagcttcgaagctttacaaatcatttgtttcgaatcagtggttcggatcacgtcaaactgccaaagtcacgtgaactattgaaatttcgaaacacttatgacataacgaagcctcatttactgaaatcacatgactttggcgctccgaaccattgatttgaaacaaaagattcatataacttcgaagcttcatgaagcagtgttttgaaatcacccatcactagatattgttgaaaagtcattatttttttttattttttttggagcacaaaaagtattctcatcactttataacattaaagttgaaccactgtagtcacatgaactgttttaaatacatcttcagtagctttctgggcatctgaatgtgttaattatcttgctgtcaatggaggcctcgctgagtcatcggattttatcaaaaatatcttaatttgtgttttgaagatgaacgaaggtcttacgggtgtggaacagcagagcgtgagtaataaatgacagaatttcatttttgggtgaactaaccctttaatttaatattatttatcatttttaatgtttttagaaCGTACGTTGTCACCTGTTcttaagtttattttatataaactaCATGAAAAAAATAAGCATGTTGGTGGTACATTGGTCCAttaattcaaaaatgtattgaattATTGGACTATTATAATGTGTCATCTCATCCAGAGATCCAAATTATTATACCGAGACATTTTcagatgttttcattttaatgtttttacacCATATAGCCAATATGAGCATTGTCACTATAGTGCAATATATTGTCTGAATAATGCTTGCACaaactaaaatgtttcaaagTCGAGGCAAAATATATTACATCAGCTTATACGtcacaatattacattttttaatacataAAGGTCCTGCAAAAcaattaattacacaaacaaATGCATATGTATATGTACAGACATTTAATTTACATGTAGCTATGCATTTCCCGAGTTTGAGAACTGCTCTTATTGTTGCCGAACACTTAAAAGTATATACTACAGCAAGTGATTACCACACATATCAAGCAGTGATGACAAAAACTATTAGAATCGCAGGCATGTTTCTAATCATTTTCGTAATGCAATATGCAGTTGTCATCGTCAATCTCTTTCGACGCATCAGGGTCACATGGGCTGCATGTTAATTGTGATTATGTTGATGATGAGATTTAGTCTTCTAAGTTTCACAGTGAACTCAGAGCCCTGCACTTGCTCACAAAGGCAGCACAAAGAAAGTTCAGTGCTCCTGTGAGCCGACGTCACAAGCTCTCTCGTTCATACTGAGTTCATTTAAATGGGGAAGTCTAGTAGCTCAATCCGAGCAGAGACTCATTTAGCGTTCCGTTCCAGTGCCCcctttgtttttttgcttttttatctGTGTATGAGCATATCCCTCTGACTTGACTCCAGATTCGTTGTGCTGCCGTGTGTATCTTTTGCATTTGCAGGAGGTCACCACTGTGATCTTGTAGGTCCTGGTGCTGCCATCCTGGCACTGGAGCTGAATCCGTTGGGTCCGGGTTTTGTCGTTCACGCAGCGCCAGTCCTGACTGTTTCGCCGGTTCCAGAACTTCCTACCGTATCCACCGATCCAGTTGGGCAGCATCTGAGCAGGAAGACACTGTCCCGTGCACACCAGTTCTTTAACGGGGTTTATGCTGGTGCACTGGCCGTCTGAGATGTACTTTGTGGATCGCAGCTCTCTGCAGCCGACTGGGACTTGTTCTGTAACACAAAGTAAAAATTTAAGgttggcatgaaatggaagttgcgatagtcCTTTCTTCCCTATTTTGACGTACATCtaagtgaaacagcttctcaaacaagaaaaaatgtagggcgggacttgtcCACTGGGAATtggttggatggttgtggtttgctattggtcgatctcatgtgattgacaggttgttCCGCCCTCTCACCGGTAAACGACAAGAGATGTCAAT
Proteins encoded in this window:
- the sostdc1a gene encoding sclerostin domain-containing protein 1a; the protein is MYINAPESCNLMFLFCFLIRSGLTLKNDATEIFYSHVVSPVEDSTQSNASLNRARTGGRGFTAHEREQVPVGCRELRSTKYISDGQCTSINPVKELVCTGQCLPAQMLPNWIGGYGRKFWNRRNSQDWRCVNDKTRTQRIQLQCQDGSTRTYKITVVTSCKCKRYTRQHNESGVKSEGYAHTQIKKQKNKGGTGTER